In a genomic window of Bacteroidota bacterium:
- a CDS encoding PadR family transcriptional regulator, producing the protein MNIENTKAQMRKGVLEFCILSILSDGDKYPSEIIERMKEAKLIVVEGTLYPLLTRLKNIGLLGYRWEESTSGPPRKYYKLTELGEQFLKELEVTWEELVKSVNLTTQKPKQ; encoded by the coding sequence ATGAATATAGAAAACACCAAAGCGCAAATGCGAAAAGGCGTACTGGAGTTTTGTATACTTTCAATACTCAGCGATGGAGACAAATATCCTTCAGAAATTATTGAGCGCATGAAAGAAGCAAAACTCATTGTAGTGGAAGGTACGCTATATCCGCTGTTAACCCGGCTTAAAAATATTGGGCTATTAGGATACAGATGGGAAGAGTCGACCTCAGGACCTCCCCGAAAATACTACAAACTAACAGAGTTAGGTGAACAGTTCTTAAAAGAACTAGAAGTAACCTGGGAGGAGCTCGTAAAGTCAGTTAATTTAACCACACAAAAACCAAAACAATGA
- a CDS encoding PspC domain-containing protein → MNKTVIININGIIFHIEEDAYDKLSKYLNTIKGYFKDSDGRDEIMNDIEARIAELLQEKVNTIKQVVILNDVDEVIAKMGKPEEYATEGETNSASNQPTSEAYATYNSGYKRRRVFRDPDDKVLGGVCSGIANHFDIDPLYLRGAFAILFFVFGSGFLLYILLWIIIPKAQTTAEKLEMRGEPINVDNIKRSVEEELNDVKNRMSNLGSKANSTENRARVSSATDKVISFLGMIFGSVFKFALKFFSVIFLIMGVVFLAMLVSSLMGFSNLIHNHVHDSPIAYSINDFLIAFLGSPTLVDAATFGLLLFVGIPLIMLIYSCIKILFNIRNRNRVVRISAFSLWVVGLLLLIFVGIQIGDDFKQEANYKENYVLSTPTSQVLYLNAIKDTKYNFEEKYGYHSRVKIDNWNLVKINKGGISFGFPIVDVEKSETDSFQLVVIKSAQGSTNKDATIRARSINYSFTQHDSILDFSPYFDILKEDKWRAQSVKITLKVPVGKIIYLNKNTKNIIYDIDNVSDTWDGDMLMRRWLMTKEGLQCVDCEGLDEANERRDNGRKRIRINKNGVDIRIDTDEEDWEDSVELPATPPVPPVSNQKIKKV, encoded by the coding sequence ATGAACAAAACAGTTATTATAAACATAAACGGAATAATTTTCCACATTGAGGAAGATGCTTACGATAAGTTAAGTAAATACCTAAATACCATAAAAGGTTACTTCAAAGATTCGGATGGACGTGATGAAATAATGAACGATATTGAAGCGCGTATTGCCGAGTTATTACAGGAAAAGGTAAATACGATTAAGCAAGTTGTTATTTTGAATGATGTGGATGAAGTTATTGCTAAAATGGGTAAACCCGAAGAATATGCAACTGAAGGCGAAACCAATTCAGCTTCGAATCAACCAACTAGTGAAGCTTATGCGACTTATAATTCAGGTTACAAACGTAGACGCGTATTTCGTGACCCGGACGATAAAGTTTTAGGTGGTGTATGTTCCGGAATTGCAAATCATTTCGACATAGATCCGCTTTACTTAAGAGGAGCATTTGCAATATTGTTTTTCGTTTTTGGCAGTGGATTTTTGTTGTACATTTTACTTTGGATAATTATACCAAAGGCACAAACCACAGCTGAAAAGTTGGAAATGCGCGGTGAACCTATAAATGTGGATAACATAAAGCGAAGTGTTGAAGAAGAGCTGAATGACGTTAAAAACCGTATGAGTAATCTTGGAAGCAAAGCAAACTCAACCGAAAATAGAGCGCGTGTAAGCAGTGCTACCGATAAAGTGATTAGCTTTTTGGGAATGATTTTCGGTTCAGTCTTTAAGTTTGCTTTGAAATTCTTTTCAGTGATTTTTCTAATCATGGGTGTAGTTTTTCTGGCCATGCTAGTAAGTTCACTGATGGGCTTTTCTAATTTAATACACAACCACGTACACGATTCGCCAATAGCTTATTCAATTAACGACTTTTTAATTGCTTTTTTAGGAAGTCCAACATTGGTTGATGCTGCAACTTTTGGCTTGTTACTTTTTGTTGGAATTCCATTGATAATGTTGATTTACAGTTGCATTAAAATACTCTTCAATATTCGTAACCGAAATAGAGTGGTTAGAATTAGTGCTTTTTCGCTTTGGGTAGTAGGATTATTGTTATTGATTTTTGTTGGAATTCAAATAGGTGATGATTTTAAGCAAGAGGCGAATTATAAAGAAAACTATGTGCTTTCAACTCCGACATCTCAAGTTCTGTATTTAAATGCTATTAAAGATACCAAGTACAACTTTGAAGAAAAGTATGGATATCATTCAAGGGTTAAAATTGATAATTGGAATTTGGTTAAAATAAACAAGGGTGGAATTAGTTTTGGATTTCCAATTGTTGATGTTGAAAAAAGCGAAACCGACAGTTTTCAATTAGTTGTTATAAAATCGGCACAGGGTTCAACTAATAAGGATGCAACTATACGCGCCAGAAGCATTAATTACAGTTTTACGCAGCACGATTCAATACTAGATTTTAGTCCTTATTTTGATATACTAAAGGAAGATAAATGGAGAGCTCAATCGGTAAAAATAACTTTAAAAGTACCGGTTGGAAAAATCATTTATCTCAATAAAAATACCAAGAATATAATCTATGATATTGATAATGTTAGTGATACTTGGGACGGCGACATGCTTATGCGCAGATGGCTGATGACTAAAGAAGGATTGCAATGTGTGGATTGCGAAGGATTGGATGAAGCAAATGAGCGCAGAGATAATGGACGTAAAAGAATTCGCATAAATAAAAATGGTGTAGATATTCGAATTGATACAGATGAAGAGGATTGGGAGGATAGTGTTGAATTGCCAGCAACACCTCCTGTTCCGCCGGTATCAAATCAAAAAATAAAAAAGGTATAA
- a CDS encoding glycosyltransferase family 4 protein encodes MKIAVNTRLFLKNKMEGMGWFGYESLKRIVTNHPEHEFIFIFDRPYHTDFVFAPNITPVVLFPPTRHPLLWICWFEISVTRLLKKHQPDLFLSPDGMIPLRTKTKCLTVIHDLNFIYYKKDMPLLVEKYYNYFFPRFAKKAVRIATVSEYSKQDICKNYAIPSDKIDVVYNGSNLLYQPVNEAIKISVKNELTNGNPYFLFVGAMHPRKNLVNLFKAFDAFKINNPNTTKLVIVGNKMYWRKDLEAAYSAMKFKDEVLFTGRLSPEKLKDVLGSALALVYVPYFEGFGIPLIEAMNSGVPVITSNLTSMPEIAGDAALLVDPFSIDQISEALHQLNNNPSLRETLIAKGNMRKLAFSWDKTATKLWNSIELALRE; translated from the coding sequence TTGAAAATTGCAGTAAATACCAGACTCTTCCTAAAAAATAAAATGGAAGGTATGGGTTGGTTTGGATATGAATCGCTGAAGCGTATTGTAACCAATCATCCTGAGCATGAATTTATATTCATTTTTGATCGACCTTATCACACTGATTTTGTTTTTGCTCCGAATATAACTCCGGTAGTATTGTTCCCTCCTACCCGACACCCGCTTTTATGGATTTGTTGGTTTGAAATAAGTGTAACCAGACTACTAAAAAAACATCAACCAGATTTGTTTTTATCGCCGGATGGGATGATTCCTTTGCGAACGAAAACGAAATGCCTTACGGTAATACACGACTTAAATTTTATTTATTATAAAAAAGATATGCCCTTGCTGGTGGAGAAATATTACAATTATTTTTTTCCACGCTTCGCAAAAAAAGCTGTTCGTATTGCAACTGTTTCAGAATACTCAAAGCAAGATATTTGTAAAAATTACGCCATCCCATCGGATAAAATAGACGTTGTTTACAATGGGTCAAACCTGCTGTATCAGCCTGTTAACGAAGCTATAAAAATTTCAGTTAAAAATGAGTTAACGAATGGTAATCCGTATTTTCTTTTTGTTGGTGCAATGCATCCGCGAAAAAATTTAGTGAATTTATTTAAAGCTTTTGATGCATTTAAAATCAATAATCCCAATACAACAAAACTGGTTATTGTTGGGAACAAAATGTACTGGCGAAAGGATTTAGAAGCTGCTTATTCGGCTATGAAATTTAAAGACGAAGTTCTTTTTACAGGAAGGTTAAGTCCTGAAAAACTAAAAGATGTATTGGGTTCAGCATTAGCTTTGGTGTATGTTCCTTATTTTGAAGGATTCGGAATACCGTTGATTGAAGCAATGAATAGTGGAGTTCCAGTTATTACTTCGAATTTAACTTCGATGCCTGAAATTGCCGGAGACGCTGCATTATTAGTTGATCCGTTTTCGATAGATCAAATAAGTGAAGCTTTGCATCAACTGAACAATAATCCTTCTTTAAGGGAAACTTTGATAGCAAAAGGAAATATGCGCAAATTGGCCTTTAGCTGGGATAAAACAGCAACTAAGCTTTGGAATTCGATTGAATTAGCATTGCGCGAATAG
- a CDS encoding ribonuclease HII — protein MLEKYFSKTGIEAGCDEAGRGCLAGPVVAASVVLPKKISVELKALNDSKKLSEKDREAFRPLIEKNALAYAVGIVSAKEIDAINILNASFLAMHRAIDQLQIQPELLLIDGNRFKPYKKIAHKCIVKGDGKYLSIAAASILAKTYRDELMEHLHEKFPVYNWKKNKAYPTLFHRTMIQQHGICEQHRLSFSLIDSQLKLI, from the coding sequence ATGTTAGAAAAATATTTTTCAAAAACAGGAATTGAAGCCGGTTGTGATGAAGCCGGAAGAGGCTGCTTGGCAGGGCCTGTGGTTGCTGCTTCAGTTGTTCTTCCTAAAAAAATTTCTGTTGAATTGAAAGCGCTGAATGATTCAAAAAAATTGAGTGAAAAAGACCGTGAAGCATTTCGACCGCTTATTGAAAAAAACGCATTAGCGTACGCAGTAGGAATAGTTTCGGCAAAGGAAATTGACGCAATAAATATTTTAAATGCATCCTTTTTAGCGATGCATCGAGCAATTGATCAATTGCAAATTCAACCAGAACTATTGTTGATTGATGGAAATCGATTTAAGCCATACAAAAAAATAGCACATAAATGCATCGTGAAAGGCGATGGTAAATACCTTTCAATTGCAGCAGCATCTATACTTGCTAAAACTTATCGTGACGAGTTAATGGAACACTTACACGAAAAATTTCCGGTTTACAATTGGAAAAAAAACAAAGCTTATCCAACATTATTTCATCGCACCATGATTCAACAACATGGCATTTGTGAGCAGCATCGATTGAGTTTTAGCCTTATTGATTCGCAATTAAAATTGATTTAA
- a CDS encoding OmpA family protein, translated as MNAKFNLFFAFCLLMTVKVSAQQNLTLYNLKAIPQSNYINPGILPESRVNIGLPIISSLYLNKSNSGFKLNDLIQKGSNGSTQIDFANMIGKLSDNNYFALALQTDLLSANFKVKENYFSLNSSYKVNWRVRYPKDLLNFIWQGNGASLGEELHFNLGLDATTYLEYGLGYSREIGDKLSLGIRVKYLSGIANISTNKSDITLTTNPQTYDITATSDIVFNTSGIVDNPFDGLGLNDVITKLHNRGYGIDFGGSYKVNDLITVNASVLDLGSIKWNFAPTNYVSGNPNATFTYQGIDLNTFVNDSTSIDKAVELVFDSLNATFALDTLHRSYKTKLGPQIYAGAQYSLGEQSSVSLLLQGHFFDKKLHPALALSYNYKIDKYLNGSINYSMFNRSYMNIGLGLAVNLGPVQLYAVSDNVLGLFVYNKYNVTNDDGKKTSITYPGNTKNLNLRVGLNLTFGRKPLDKDKDGVVNKKDACPEIPGLVEFQGCPDKDGDKIPDKDDKCPDVAGLKEFFGCPDKDGDKIIDSEDNCPDVPGLAEFKGCPDKDGDKVIDKEDECPEIAGLVEFKGCPDKDGDKIPDKDDDCADIIGLAKFNGCPDADNDEIKDSEDRCPTRPGPVENKGCPEDVLYVLDATGKVIKFTTKGKDGFFHFESLPADGDFKFRLDGDGTETIDKLNILVGGVSLRATRMKDGFFKFEKIVPDESRLKEEKVIDVPIKLLKEEQEILKKAFDNLEFNLGKDIIRYESYASLDDLGKLLVKKSDWRLKLSGHTDNAGNAKANLLLSQKRAQAVKNFLVDRGIKADRIIVEYFGSSKPVADNKTEAGRQKNRRVEMKIIE; from the coding sequence ATGAACGCAAAATTCAACTTATTTTTTGCTTTTTGTTTGCTGATGACTGTAAAAGTATCAGCCCAACAAAACCTTACACTCTATAATCTAAAAGCCATTCCTCAATCCAATTATATTAACCCTGGAATACTTCCTGAAAGTCGTGTAAATATTGGACTGCCAATTATTTCTTCGCTTTACTTAAACAAAAGCAATAGCGGATTTAAATTAAATGACCTGATTCAAAAAGGCAGCAATGGCTCCACTCAAATCGACTTTGCCAATATGATTGGGAAATTATCCGACAACAATTATTTTGCACTTGCATTGCAAACCGATTTACTGAGCGCTAATTTTAAGGTAAAAGAAAATTACTTTAGTTTAAATTCTAGCTATAAGGTAAATTGGCGAGTACGCTATCCTAAAGATTTACTCAATTTTATTTGGCAAGGCAATGGAGCCTCACTTGGCGAGGAGTTGCATTTTAATTTAGGCTTAGATGCTACTACATACTTAGAATACGGACTAGGTTATAGCCGCGAAATTGGCGACAAGCTTTCTCTTGGTATTCGAGTAAAATACCTCAGCGGCATTGCCAATATCTCTACCAATAAAAGCGACATTACACTTACTACCAATCCTCAAACTTATGATATAACAGCTACTTCCGATATAGTATTTAATACCTCAGGAATAGTTGATAATCCTTTTGATGGATTGGGATTAAACGATGTTATTACCAAACTTCACAACAGAGGATATGGAATTGATTTTGGAGGTAGTTACAAAGTAAACGATCTTATTACTGTAAATGCCAGTGTGCTTGATTTGGGCTCTATAAAATGGAATTTCGCACCAACCAATTATGTTAGTGGAAATCCGAATGCCACTTTTACCTATCAGGGAATTGACTTAAATACATTTGTGAACGACAGTACATCAATAGATAAAGCGGTTGAATTAGTGTTTGATTCACTTAATGCGACCTTTGCGTTAGATACGCTTCACCGCAGTTACAAAACAAAATTAGGACCTCAAATTTATGCAGGTGCTCAATATTCGCTCGGTGAACAAAGCAGTGTTTCTCTTTTATTGCAGGGACATTTTTTTGATAAAAAGTTGCATCCAGCCTTGGCTCTTTCCTACAATTATAAAATTGATAAGTATTTAAATGGTTCAATAAACTATTCAATGTTTAATCGCAGTTACATGAATATTGGTCTTGGACTAGCTGTTAATTTAGGGCCGGTACAACTGTATGCAGTAAGCGACAATGTATTGGGATTGTTTGTTTACAATAAATACAACGTTACCAACGACGATGGAAAAAAAACCAGTATTACCTATCCGGGAAATACAAAAAATTTGAATTTGCGTGTTGGCCTAAATCTAACCTTTGGACGTAAACCGTTGGATAAAGACAAAGATGGTGTTGTAAATAAAAAAGATGCCTGTCCAGAAATTCCGGGATTGGTTGAATTTCAAGGTTGTCCGGATAAGGATGGAGATAAAATTCCGGATAAAGATGATAAATGCCCGGATGTAGCAGGTTTAAAAGAGTTCTTTGGTTGTCCGGATAAAGACGGAGACAAAATTATTGACTCAGAAGATAATTGTCCGGATGTACCTGGATTAGCTGAGTTTAAAGGTTGCCCTGATAAAGATGGTGATAAAGTGATTGACAAAGAAGATGAATGCCCGGAGATTGCAGGATTGGTTGAATTTAAAGGTTGTCCGGATAAGGATGGAGATAAAATTCCGGATAAGGATGATGATTGTGCCGACATTATTGGCTTAGCTAAATTTAACGGTTGCCCGGATGCCGATAACGATGAAATAAAGGACAGTGAGGATCGTTGTCCAACCAGACCGGGTCCTGTTGAAAATAAAGGATGTCCTGAGGATGTATTGTATGTATTGGATGCAACTGGTAAGGTGATTAAGTTTACAACAAAAGGTAAAGATGGTTTCTTCCATTTTGAATCACTGCCGGCTGATGGAGATTTTAAATTCCGTTTAGATGGTGATGGAACCGAGACAATTGATAAGTTAAATATTTTGGTTGGAGGTGTTTCTTTAAGAGCAACTCGAATGAAGGATGGCTTCTTTAAATTTGAGAAAATTGTTCCGGATGAATCACGCTTGAAAGAAGAGAAGGTAATAGATGTTCCTATTAAGCTATTAAAGGAAGAACAGGAAATTTTGAAAAAGGCTTTTGATAATCTTGAATTTAATTTAGGTAAAGATATTATTCGTTACGAATCATACGCCTCATTAGATGATTTAGGAAAATTACTCGTGAAGAAATCCGATTGGCGTTTAAAACTTAGTGGACATACCGACAATGCCGGAAATGCAAAAGCCAATTTATTGTTGTCGCAAAAACGCGCACAAGCTGTTAAAAATTTCCTTGTTGACAGAGGAATAAAAGCAGATAGAATTATTGTAGAATACTTCGGATCGAGCAAGCCTGTTGCCGATAATAAAACGGAAGCAGGTAGACAAAAAAACCGCAGGGTGGAAATGAAGATAATAGAGTAA
- the uvrB gene encoding excinuclease ABC subunit UvrB translates to MDFEITSEFKPTGDQPEAIRQLVEGVKSAMPAQTLLGVTGSGKTFTVANVIQQTGKPTLVLSHNKTLAAQLYGEFKQFFPKNAVEYFVSYYDYYQPEAYLPTTNTYIEKDLSINDEIEKLRLSTTSSLLSGRRDIIVVSSVSCIYGMGNPEDFNANIIKVKKGQVITRNQFLHQLVSSLYSRSEGDFNRGNFRVKGDTVDVFLAYADYAFRFVFWGDEIEEIESFDPLSGQRIEVLQQVVINPANLFVTTKDTMLKAIWQIQEDMTKQVEYFKEIGKHLEAKRLEDRVTYDLEMMRELGYCSGIENYSRYFDGRASGTRPFCLLDYFPDDYMMVIDESHVTVSQIRAMYGGDRSRKQNLVEYGFRLPSAMDNRPLKFEEFEGLAHQTIYVSATPADYELEKSGGIIVEQLIRPTGLLDPIIEVKPSVNQIDDLLDETAQRVEKGERVLVTTLTKRMAEELAKYMLNLNIKCRYIHSEVDTLERVEILRDLRLGAFDVLIGVNLLREGLDLPEVSLVAILDADKEGFLRSTRSLTQTAGRAARNLHGKVIMYADKITDSMKRTIEQTNYRREKQLAYNEANNITPTQIVKSRESILGQTKVADNNFNFDKAAKAYAERDMADIAADPVVQYMSAEQLEKAIANTRKEMEKAAKELDFISAARLRDELFGLEKMAGKKKQV, encoded by the coding sequence ATGGATTTTGAAATTACATCTGAATTTAAACCTACCGGCGATCAGCCAGAAGCTATTCGACAATTGGTTGAAGGAGTAAAGTCTGCTATGCCGGCGCAAACTTTACTAGGAGTAACGGGTTCGGGTAAAACTTTTACGGTTGCCAATGTAATTCAGCAAACCGGAAAACCTACATTGGTTTTGAGTCATAACAAGACTTTGGCTGCTCAACTTTATGGTGAATTCAAGCAGTTTTTTCCAAAAAACGCTGTGGAATATTTTGTTTCGTATTATGATTATTACCAACCTGAGGCCTATTTGCCAACTACCAATACTTACATTGAAAAAGACCTATCTATTAACGATGAAATTGAAAAACTTCGTTTAAGTACTACTTCTTCCCTATTATCCGGAAGACGCGACATTATTGTTGTTTCAAGCGTTTCGTGTATCTATGGAATGGGAAACCCTGAAGACTTTAATGCGAATATTATAAAGGTAAAAAAAGGTCAAGTAATTACCCGAAATCAATTTTTACACCAACTGGTTAGCAGTTTGTATTCGCGTAGTGAAGGAGATTTTAATCGGGGAAATTTTCGAGTAAAAGGCGATACTGTTGATGTGTTTTTGGCTTATGCCGATTATGCATTTCGTTTTGTTTTTTGGGGAGATGAAATTGAAGAAATTGAATCCTTTGATCCTCTGAGCGGACAACGAATAGAAGTGTTGCAACAAGTGGTGATAAATCCTGCCAATTTATTTGTTACCACCAAAGACACCATGTTAAAAGCAATATGGCAAATACAAGAAGACATGACCAAGCAGGTGGAATATTTTAAGGAAATTGGAAAACACCTGGAAGCAAAACGACTTGAAGACAGGGTTACTTACGACCTTGAAATGATGCGTGAACTTGGCTATTGCAGCGGCATAGAGAATTACTCGAGGTACTTTGACGGACGTGCAAGTGGCACCCGACCTTTTTGTTTGTTGGATTATTTCCCTGACGATTACATGATGGTTATTGACGAAAGTCACGTTACAGTTTCTCAAATTAGAGCAATGTATGGAGGCGATAGATCACGAAAACAAAATTTAGTAGAATATGGCTTTCGCTTGCCTTCGGCAATGGACAATAGACCATTAAAATTTGAAGAATTTGAAGGCTTAGCACATCAAACAATATATGTAAGCGCCACACCTGCTGACTATGAATTAGAAAAAAGCGGAGGAATTATTGTTGAGCAATTGATTCGTCCTACCGGCTTACTCGATCCGATTATTGAGGTGAAGCCGAGCGTTAATCAAATTGACGATTTATTGGATGAAACTGCACAAAGGGTGGAAAAGGGAGAACGCGTTTTAGTAACTACACTTACAAAACGAATGGCAGAAGAGCTGGCAAAATACATGTTAAATTTAAACATAAAATGTAGGTACATACATTCAGAAGTTGATACTTTGGAACGAGTAGAAATACTGCGTGATTTGCGTTTAGGAGCATTTGACGTACTTATAGGTGTAAATCTTTTGCGTGAAGGACTCGATTTACCTGAAGTTTCGCTGGTTGCTATTTTGGATGCAGATAAGGAAGGATTTTTAAGAAGCACTCGTTCACTTACACAAACTGCTGGAAGAGCAGCAAGAAATTTACATGGCAAAGTAATTATGTATGCCGATAAAATTACCGATAGCATGAAGCGCACCATTGAACAAACCAATTACCGGCGTGAAAAGCAATTGGCGTATAATGAAGCCAACAACATTACTCCTACACAAATTGTAAAATCACGTGAATCTATTTTAGGACAAACCAAAGTAGCCGATAATAATTTCAATTTTGATAAGGCAGCTAAAGCTTATGCTGAACGCGATATGGCAGATATTGCAGCCGATCCTGTAGTACAATATATGAGTGCTGAA